In Gopherus flavomarginatus isolate rGopFla2 chromosome 5, rGopFla2.mat.asm, whole genome shotgun sequence, one DNA window encodes the following:
- the LOC127051254 gene encoding uncharacterized protein LOC127051254 isoform X1, producing MDSFTTPVRTSDFVLPPRVFDRPRRKRYISDSSEEEVVTTGSPLAQPLLDTPESDPETLVRHPKEPDGLSLSNPSDRHLGESPVDKANGKDGAQQLNDAFLEDPEPLDSIVSSSEDEPGPPCFCSTPVQIVEEGSEDDGFEEFRRRLGIELSEPVPRRERKKVMRIIVRVAVYAVLKHCLREKLFEDCEGCVIDAPAQRHHDCVTWTSVDINCKLRALCAELCLESLLNTVIAIGYAMQCLCLTQEHLAQGVTLINAVQFSGDPDRVLKKMTKPEDACLQRYIDRLVRTRSYRTLLKKKTICKKSKRIKLENGEGANMRYKTWQL from the exons atggactcctttaccACCCCCGTTAGAACTTCAGACTTTGTTTTACCCCCGAGAGTCTTTGACCGTCCACGGAGAAAACGTTACATCAGTGACAGTTCTGAGGAGGAGGTTGTGACCACGGGGAGCCCTTTGGCCCAGCCGTTGTTGGATACGCCGGAATCCGACCCCGAAACTCTTGTGAGACATCCCAAAGAGCCTGATGGCCTCTCTTTGTCCAACCCCTCAGATCGCCACTTGGGAGAGTCACCGGTGGACAAGGCAAATGGAAAAGATGGCGCTCAG CAGCTCaatgatgcctttctagaggacccagagcccctggacagcATTGTATCAAGCAGCGAAGATGAACCGGGCCCACCATGTTTTTGCTCAACACCAGTACAAATTGTTGAAGAGGGCTCCGAGGATGATGGGTTTGAAGAGTTTAGGAGGAGGCTAGGCATAGAACTGTCCGAGCCAGTGCCACGTCGTGAGCGTAAAAAAGTTATGCGGATTATTGTAcgtgttgctgtttatgctgtccttaaacactgccttagggaaaagctttttgaagattgtgagggctgtgtcatagaTGCGCCAGCCCAACGGCACCatgactgtgtgacttggactTCAGTGGATATAAACTGCAAGCTCCGGGCCCTGTGTGCTGAGCTGTGTTTGGAAAGCTTACTAAACACTGTTATTGCCATAGGTTATGCtatgcaatgtctgtgcctaacccaagAACATTTAGCACAAGGGGTGACTttgataaatgctgtgcaattcAGTGGAGACCCTGAccgtgttttaaagaaaatgaccaagCCGGAAGATGCCTGCTTACAACGTTATATTGACCGTCTAGTTCGCACAAGAAGTTACAGAACCCTGCTTAAGAAAAAGACTATTTGTAAGAAATCTAAAAGGATTAAGTTAGAGAATGGTGAGGGTGCAAACATGCGATATAAAACTTGGcagctgtaa
- the LOC127051254 gene encoding uncharacterized protein LOC127051254 isoform X2 produces the protein MDSFTTPVRTSDFVLPPRVFDRPRRKRYISDSSEEEVVTTGSPLAQPLLDTPESDPETLVRHPKEPDGLSLSNPSDRHLGESPVDKANGKDGAQLNDAFLEDPEPLDSIVSSSEDEPGPPCFCSTPVQIVEEGSEDDGFEEFRRRLGIELSEPVPRRERKKVMRIIVRVAVYAVLKHCLREKLFEDCEGCVIDAPAQRHHDCVTWTSVDINCKLRALCAELCLESLLNTVIAIGYAMQCLCLTQEHLAQGVTLINAVQFSGDPDRVLKKMTKPEDACLQRYIDRLVRTRSYRTLLKKKTICKKSKRIKLENGEGANMRYKTWQL, from the exons atggactcctttaccACCCCCGTTAGAACTTCAGACTTTGTTTTACCCCCGAGAGTCTTTGACCGTCCACGGAGAAAACGTTACATCAGTGACAGTTCTGAGGAGGAGGTTGTGACCACGGGGAGCCCTTTGGCCCAGCCGTTGTTGGATACGCCGGAATCCGACCCCGAAACTCTTGTGAGACATCCCAAAGAGCCTGATGGCCTCTCTTTGTCCAACCCCTCAGATCGCCACTTGGGAGAGTCACCGGTGGACAAGGCAAATGGAAAAGATGGCGCTCAG CTCaatgatgcctttctagaggacccagagcccctggacagcATTGTATCAAGCAGCGAAGATGAACCGGGCCCACCATGTTTTTGCTCAACACCAGTACAAATTGTTGAAGAGGGCTCCGAGGATGATGGGTTTGAAGAGTTTAGGAGGAGGCTAGGCATAGAACTGTCCGAGCCAGTGCCACGTCGTGAGCGTAAAAAAGTTATGCGGATTATTGTAcgtgttgctgtttatgctgtccttaaacactgccttagggaaaagctttttgaagattgtgagggctgtgtcatagaTGCGCCAGCCCAACGGCACCatgactgtgtgacttggactTCAGTGGATATAAACTGCAAGCTCCGGGCCCTGTGTGCTGAGCTGTGTTTGGAAAGCTTACTAAACACTGTTATTGCCATAGGTTATGCtatgcaatgtctgtgcctaacccaagAACATTTAGCACAAGGGGTGACTttgataaatgctgtgcaattcAGTGGAGACCCTGAccgtgttttaaagaaaatgaccaagCCGGAAGATGCCTGCTTACAACGTTATATTGACCGTCTAGTTCGCACAAGAAGTTACAGAACCCTGCTTAAGAAAAAGACTATTTGTAAGAAATCTAAAAGGATTAAGTTAGAGAATGGTGAGGGTGCAAACATGCGATATAAAACTTGGcagctgtaa
- the LOC127051246 gene encoding uncharacterized protein LOC127051246 isoform X1 — MLSLVNNGAYAYCSVICFSMEPVTSNCILPPGQGPHTHGGEQNNHVPATLYPIVKVLSKHDQRENKLKRKREEKAEKENLPASVTDGQMKPSMGNLSENTVVSATRTPPPEPPKKLKRKREETTEKENLPASVTDGQMKPSMGNLSENAVVSATSTPPPEELPKNQKSALRPLTTQNSTEVQMKHPGSPDLIYVKPKDKTKDSGKKQPHKHNSCCSAATATPSPEKTVSENAHVHKPRARTLGVLKVRKPGACGVWAPYKKPRSRSFCDAKVLQPHTHNSSSSAATATASPEKTVKENAHVHKPGACALGVVNKTPSTDKTFSQNHKLATAPPSSSVWEEFDASIRKVMDAVSSGSLKERPSRKTWEKYDALFRAMLKDKRAEKGVSEQA, encoded by the exons ATGCTGTCTTTAGTAAATAATGGTGCCTATGCTTATTGCAGTGTGATCTGTTTTAGCATGGAACCAGTAACTTCAAACTGCATTTTACCACCAGGCCAAG GCCCACACACACATGGGGGGGAACAGAACAATCATGTTCCAGCAACACTTTATCCCATAGTgaaag TACTGTCAAAACATGACCAGAGGGAAAACAaactcaaaagaaaaagagaggagaaagctgaaaaggaaaatttaccagcatcagtgactgatggacagatgaagccca gCATGGGCAACCTTTCTGAAAATACTGTAGTCAGCGCTACAAGGACACCTCCTCCAGAACCACCAAAGAaactcaaaagaaaaagagaggagacaactgaaaaggaaaatttaccagcatcagtgactgatggacagatgaagccca GCATGGGCAACCTTTCTGAAAATGCTGTAGTCAGCGCTACAAGCACACCTCCTCCAGAAGAACTACCAAAGAACCAAAAATCTGCTTTGAGACCTTTAACAACGCAAAACAGCACTGAAGTGCAGATGAAGCATCCGGGCAGCCCAGACCTCATATACGTGAAACCCaaggacaaaacaaaagactctggTAAAAAGCAACCACACAAACACAACTCCTGTTGCTCAGCGGCTACAGCCACACCAAGCCCTGAGAAAACTGTGAGTGAAAATGCCCACGTTCACAAACCCAGAGCACGCACTCTAGGGGTTCTGAAGGTGCGCAAACCTGGAGCATGTGGTGTATGGGCTCCATATAAAAAACCACGGTCTAGAAGCTTCTGCGATGCCAAGGTGttgcaaccacacacacacaattccagtTCCTCAGCGGCCACCGCCACAGCAAGCCCTGAGAAAACTGTGAAAGAAAATGCCCACGTTCACAAACCCGGAGCATGCGCTCTAGGGGTTGTGAATAAAACACCGAGCACTGACAAAACATTCTCCCAAAACCATAAGCTCGCCACAGCTCCCCCAAGTTCTAGTGTTTGGGAAGAGTTTGATGCTTCCATCAGAAAAGTGATGGATGCTGTATCCTCGGGGAGTCTAAAAGAACGGCCTTCTAGAAAGACTTGGGAAAAATATGATGCTTTGTTCAGAGCAATGTTAAAAGACAAGAGGGCTGAAAAGGGTGTCTCTGAGCAGGCATGA
- the LOC127051246 gene encoding uncharacterized protein LOC127051246 isoform X2, whose product MLSLVNNGAYAYCSVICFSMEPVTSNCILPPGQGPHTHGGEQNNHVPATLYPIVKVLSKHDQRENKLKRKREEKAEKENLPASVTDGQMKPSMGNLSENAVVSATSTPPPEELPKNQKSALRPLTTQNSTEVQMKHPGSPDLIYVKPKDKTKDSGKKQPHKHNSCCSAATATPSPEKTVSENAHVHKPRARTLGVLKVRKPGACGVWAPYKKPRSRSFCDAKVLQPHTHNSSSSAATATASPEKTVKENAHVHKPGACALGVVNKTPSTDKTFSQNHKLATAPPSSSVWEEFDASIRKVMDAVSSGSLKERPSRKTWEKYDALFRAMLKDKRAEKGVSEQA is encoded by the exons ATGCTGTCTTTAGTAAATAATGGTGCCTATGCTTATTGCAGTGTGATCTGTTTTAGCATGGAACCAGTAACTTCAAACTGCATTTTACCACCAGGCCAAG GCCCACACACACATGGGGGGGAACAGAACAATCATGTTCCAGCAACACTTTATCCCATAGTgaaag TACTGTCAAAACATGACCAGAGGGAAAACAaactcaaaagaaaaagagaggagaaagctgaaaaggaaaatttaccagcatcagtgactgatggacagatgaagccca GCATGGGCAACCTTTCTGAAAATGCTGTAGTCAGCGCTACAAGCACACCTCCTCCAGAAGAACTACCAAAGAACCAAAAATCTGCTTTGAGACCTTTAACAACGCAAAACAGCACTGAAGTGCAGATGAAGCATCCGGGCAGCCCAGACCTCATATACGTGAAACCCaaggacaaaacaaaagactctggTAAAAAGCAACCACACAAACACAACTCCTGTTGCTCAGCGGCTACAGCCACACCAAGCCCTGAGAAAACTGTGAGTGAAAATGCCCACGTTCACAAACCCAGAGCACGCACTCTAGGGGTTCTGAAGGTGCGCAAACCTGGAGCATGTGGTGTATGGGCTCCATATAAAAAACCACGGTCTAGAAGCTTCTGCGATGCCAAGGTGttgcaaccacacacacacaattccagtTCCTCAGCGGCCACCGCCACAGCAAGCCCTGAGAAAACTGTGAAAGAAAATGCCCACGTTCACAAACCCGGAGCATGCGCTCTAGGGGTTGTGAATAAAACACCGAGCACTGACAAAACATTCTCCCAAAACCATAAGCTCGCCACAGCTCCCCCAAGTTCTAGTGTTTGGGAAGAGTTTGATGCTTCCATCAGAAAAGTGATGGATGCTGTATCCTCGGGGAGTCTAAAAGAACGGCCTTCTAGAAAGACTTGGGAAAAATATGATGCTTTGTTCAGAGCAATGTTAAAAGACAAGAGGGCTGAAAAGGGTGTCTCTGAGCAGGCATGA
- the LOC127051260 gene encoding uncharacterized protein LOC127051260: MSDGGFYITLPSNASSAVFPQNTISNFTIRLIKPLDLPGAWEVGLVEIQYPHSWNTINEDTPFEITFEDMKWNFILRRGYYSTIPELLEHMNSTMARHQGPPEMVMNYDPVGRKVRLKSTNFNYGFSTGGELANILGLGPKRNVQKFPFSADITGGFNSLYLYTDIVEHQFVGDFSVPLLRCVPVQGRNNEFVTITYDKPHYVPVSKHHIDTITIEIKTDQNRHVSFRFGKVIIKLHLRPRRERGF, from the coding sequence atgagcGACGGCGGGTTTTACATCACTTTGCCCagcaatgccagctctgcagtttttccCCAAAACACCATCTCGAACTTTACAATACGGCTAATTAAGCCCTTGGATCTCCCGGGTGCCTGGGAGGTGGGGTTAGTGGAAATACAATACCCGCACAGCTGGAACACTATCAATGAAGACACCCCTTTTGAAATTACCTTTGAAGATATGAAGTGGAATTTCATCCTACGACGAGGTTATTACTCGACCATACCTGAATTACTGGAGCATATGAACAGCACCATGGCTCGTCACCAAGGACCGCCTGAGATGGTCATGAACTACGACCCTGTAGGTAGAAAAGTGAGACTTAAATCTACCAATTTTAACTACGGGTTTTCTACTGGCGGGGAACTAGCTAACATTTTGGGTTTGGGCCCAAAACGCAACGTCCAAAAATTTCCCTTCTCAGCAGACATTACAGGGGGTTTTAACTCCTTGTATCTGTACACGGATATTGTAGAACACCAGTTTGTGGGGGACTTTTCTGTTCCCCTGTTACGCTGCGTCCCTGTCCAAGGAAGGAACAATGAGTTTGTTACCATCACCTATGATAAACCTCATTACGTTCCTGTTAGTAAACACCACATCGACACCATTACCATTGAAATAAAGACAGATCAGAACAGACATGTCTCATTTCGCTTCGGCAAGGTGATCATCAAGCTGCATTTGCGACCGCGGAGAGAGCGAGGtttctaa